One Pyrus communis chromosome 13, drPyrComm1.1, whole genome shotgun sequence genomic window carries:
- the LOC137713737 gene encoding peroxidase 41-like has translation MAIAILLLLFFSIPFSESKLTKDYYKQTCPDFQKIVRDTASQKQAAQPTTAAGTLRLFVHDCLVEGCDGSVLIASNHLNKAERDAEINESLAGDGFEVVVRAKTALELTCPGIVSCADILAEATRDLVTMVGGPFYSVRLGRKDGQVSLASKVEGNLPRANQTVDELIKFFAARGFTIEEMVALTGGHTIGFSHCKEFTDRLFHYSKTTPTDPEINPKYAEGLKMTCGNYTTNPAMAAFNDVLTPGKFDNMYYQNLKRGLGLLASDHALTKDPRTKPFVELYSTDQAEFFKAFSHAMEKLGHHEIKTGHQGEVRRRCDAFNSLQA, from the coding sequence ATGGCTATTGCTatacttcttcttctcttcttctccatTCCCTTCTCCGAATCGAAGCTCACCAAAGATTACTACAAGCAAACTTGTCCAGACTTTCAGAAGATTGTCAGAGACACCGCGTCCCAAAAGCAAGCCGCCCAACCCACCACCGCCGCAGGCACTCTCCGCCTCTTCGTCCACGACTGCTTAGTTGAGGGTTGTGACGGCTCCGTCCTCATTGCCTCCAACCATCTCAACAAAGCTGAGCGCGATGCTGAGATCAACGAATCCCTAGCAGGTGATGGTTTTGAGGTGGTAGTCCGTGCCAAGACCGCCCTGGAGCTCACCTGCCCAGGGATTGTCTCGTGCGCAGACATTCTCGCGGAGGCCACACGTGACCTTGTCACGATGGTTGGTGGACCCTTCTACTCCGTCAGGTTGGGACGAAAAGATGGACAGGTTTCCCTTGCGTCCAAGGTTGAGGGAAACTTGCCAAGAGCAAACCAAACCGTGGATGAGCTCATCAAATTCTTCGCCGCTAGGGGTTTCACAATTGAAGAAATGGTTGCCTTAACTGGTGGACACACAATTGGGTTCTCTCATTGCAAGGAGTTCACTGACAGGCTTTTCCATTACAGCAAAACTACTCCAACAGACCCAGAAATCAACCCTAAATACGCCGAAGGCTTGAAGATGACATGCGGTAACTACACAACTAACCCCGCCATGGCTGCCTTCAACGACGTGTTAACACCTGGAAAATTTGATAACATGTACTATCAGAATCTAAAGAGGGGCTTGGGGCTGCTGGCATCAGACCATGCACTTACTAAGGACCCGAGGACGAAGCCTTTTGTGGAGTTGTACTCTACTGACCAGGCGGAGTTTTTCAAGGCTTTTTCTCATGCAATGGAGAAACTTGGACATCATGAGATTAAGACCGGGCATCAGGGAGAGGTGAGGCGCAGGTGCGACGCGTTTAACTCGCTTCAGGCTTAG
- the LOC137712856 gene encoding alpha-mannosidase I MNS5: MLPRKCATWVLLFFLISPTLINLLTSASPSDPRWAAKKRRLRDKVRKMFYHAYDNYMIHAFPHDELKPLSKSFTDSLSELGNLKLEHLPQGYSGSALSLIESLSSLVIMGNNTEFESAIIWLSDNLKFEVDARVNLFECNIRVLGGLVSAHLLASDSSNRLGQGVYKNQLLTLAEDLGKRFLPAFNTPTGLPYAWINLKYGVMENETTETSTSGCGSLILEMGALSRLTGDPKYESAALRALRKLWGMRSSLNLLGTTLDVSTGEWLEYSSGIGAGVDSFYEYLFKAHILFGKEEFWRMFHSAYIAVQKYFRHGPWYHEADMRTGKATYWQLTSLQAFWPGLQVLVGDIAAANSSHREFFYVWKKFGVIPERYLLDHQMLHPTEKYYPLRPELAESTFYLYQATKDPWYIEVGESIVNSLNLYTKVEGGFASIRDVTTMQLEDHQHSFFLAETCKYLFLLFDDSFMDDQNYIFTTEGHPLPVLRSWHDRLPETYIHSNWTSLKAGNQARRTSAMSMQVCPTTMNSWECGGQQVESACHVPDARSDHRCLTDDECGVDSTNCRRRSCSIAGYCGLWLFI, from the exons ATGTTGCCGCGCAAATGCGCGACATGGGTTCTTCTCTTCTTTCTGATCTCTCCCACCCTCATAAACTTATTGACCTCCGCATCGCCGTCCGATCCCCGTTGGGCAGCTAAGAAGCGACGCCTCAGAGATAAAGTCCGTAAGAT GTTTTATCATGCATACGACAACTACATGATCCATGCATTTCCG CATGATGAGCTAAAGCCACTGAGTAAAAGTTTCACCGACTCTCTTAGTGAACTTGGAAATCTGAAG CTTGAACACCTACCACAAGGCTACAGTGGATCGGCTCTGAGTCTTATAGAATCATTGTCCAG CCTTGTCATTATGGGTAACAACACTGAATTTGAAAGCGCAATTATTTGGCTTTCTGACAATTTGAAGTTTGAGGTTGATGCGAGGGTAAATCTCTTTGAG TGCAACATAAGAGTGCTTGGAGGACTTGTTTCTGCTCATTTACTTGCAAGTGATTCTTCAAACAGGCTGGGTCAAGGAGTTTACAAGAATCAGCTGCTTACTTTGGCTGAGGACTTAGGGAAACGCTTCCTACCTGCATTTAACACGCCCACTGGGTTGCCGTATGCATGGATTAACTTAAAG TATGGAGTGATGGAGAATGAGACTACTGAAACAAGCACTTCAGGATGTG GTTCTCTAATTCTGGAAATGGGAGCATTGTCCCGATTGACTGGAGACCCCAAATACGAGTCTGCAGCTTTACGTGCTCTTCGTAAATTATGGGGCATGCGCAGTTCCTTGAATCTACTTGGTACAACGCTGGATGTATCAACTGGGGAATGGCTTGAGTACTCATCTGGGATTGGAGCTG GGGTTGATTCATTTTATGAGTATCTATTTAAGGCCCACATCCTTTTCGGAAAGGAGGAGTTCTGGAGAATGTTTCATTCTGCTTATATTGCTGTGCAGAAATATTTCAGACACGGTCCATG GTACCATGAAGCTGATATGAGGACAGGAAAAGCAACTTATTGGCAGCTTACTAGCCTTCAGGCATTTTGGCCTGGCCTACAG GTTCTTGTTGGCGATATTGCAGCCGCAAATTCTTCACACCGTGAATTTTTCTATGTATGGAAAAAGTTTGGAGTAATACCAGAAAG GTATTTGTTGGACCATCAAATGTTGCATCCCACAGAAAAGTATTATCCTCTGCGCCCTGAATTGGCCGAGTCAACATTCTACTTGTATCAAGCAACTAAAG ATCCATGGTACATTGAAGTGGGGGAGTCAATTGTAAATTCTCTGAACTTATACACAAAAGTGGAAGGAGGTTTTGCGAGCATTAGAGATGTCACAACTATGCAGTTGGAAGATCATCAGCATAGTTTCTTCCTTGCTGAGAC GTGCAAGTATCTATTTCTTCTGTTCGACGATTCATTTATGGATGACCAAAATTATATTTTCACAACTGAGGGTCATCCCCTTCCAGTGTTGAGAAGTTGGCATGACAGGCTTCCTGAGACTTACATCCATAGTAACTGGACTTCTCTCAAG GCCGGAAATCAAGCACGACGGACAAGTGCAATGTCTATGCAAGTATGTCCTACGACAATGAATTCGTGGGAATGTGGTGGCCAACAAGTTGAGAGTGCTTGCCACGTCCCAGATGCTCGTAGTGACCACAGGTGTCTAACAGACGATGAATGTGGAGTTGACTCAACTAATTGTAGACGAAGATCGTGTAGCATCGCTGGCTACTGCGGGCTATGGTTGTTCATATGA